A region of Paractinoplanes abujensis DNA encodes the following proteins:
- a CDS encoding MDR family MFS transporter: protein MRVWFDQAVGGLPRQFWLLWTGTLINRLGSFVVIFLAIYLTADRHFSQSQAGLVIGLYGVGGALGTTLGGVLADRWGRKPTMLTAQFGAAALMLALGFAQHYPQILVATFALGLFSEAVRPAFSAMMVDVVPEADRVRAFSLNYWAINLGFALSAVGAGLAAKVDYLLLFVVDAGTTLVTAVICLIFIRETRPARSPGDSRPRHSGGMIAVLTDRVFMAYLLVSLGGIAVMMQHMSTLPIAMTAEGLSAATYGWVIAVNGVLIVLGQLFVPRLIGGRDPARVLALGSLIIGVGFGLTAFAHASWFFALSVVIWTLGEMIQSPSNATTVAALSPASMRGRYQGLNSLSWSAGTALAPVMGGLTQEHLGNTALWIGCFLVCALVAAGHLMAGPSRQRRMRQLAPATTFEPPAPVPSVAEPVADAPAELPAR from the coding sequence GTGCGGGTTTGGTTCGACCAGGCCGTGGGGGGCTTGCCCCGGCAGTTCTGGCTGCTCTGGACCGGCACGCTGATCAATCGCCTGGGCTCGTTCGTGGTCATTTTCCTGGCCATCTACCTGACCGCCGACCGGCACTTCTCGCAGAGCCAGGCCGGCCTGGTCATCGGCCTCTACGGCGTCGGCGGCGCGCTCGGCACGACGCTGGGCGGCGTGCTGGCCGACCGCTGGGGCCGCAAACCCACCATGCTGACCGCCCAGTTCGGCGCGGCCGCCCTCATGCTGGCGCTCGGCTTCGCCCAGCACTACCCCCAGATCCTCGTCGCGACCTTCGCGCTCGGCCTGTTCAGCGAGGCCGTGCGGCCGGCCTTCTCGGCCATGATGGTCGACGTCGTGCCCGAGGCCGACCGGGTGCGGGCCTTCTCGCTCAACTACTGGGCCATCAACCTGGGCTTCGCGCTCTCCGCGGTCGGCGCCGGGCTCGCCGCCAAGGTCGACTATCTGCTGCTCTTCGTCGTCGACGCGGGCACGACCCTGGTCACCGCCGTCATCTGCCTGATCTTCATCCGCGAGACCCGGCCCGCCCGATCCCCCGGCGACTCCCGGCCCCGCCACTCGGGCGGCATGATCGCCGTGCTGACCGACCGCGTCTTCATGGCCTATCTGCTGGTCTCGCTGGGCGGCATCGCCGTGATGATGCAGCACATGTCGACGCTGCCGATCGCGATGACTGCCGAGGGCCTGTCGGCGGCGACGTACGGCTGGGTGATCGCGGTCAACGGCGTGCTCATCGTGCTCGGGCAGCTGTTCGTGCCCCGGCTGATCGGCGGCCGCGACCCGGCCCGGGTGCTCGCGCTCGGTTCGCTGATCATCGGCGTGGGCTTCGGGCTCACCGCGTTCGCCCACGCGTCCTGGTTCTTCGCGCTCAGCGTGGTGATCTGGACGCTCGGCGAGATGATTCAGTCGCCCAGCAACGCGACCACCGTCGCCGCCCTCTCCCCGGCCTCGATGCGCGGCCGCTACCAGGGGCTCAACTCGCTCAGCTGGTCGGCCGGCACCGCGCTGGCCCCCGTGATGGGCGGCCTGACCCAGGAACACCTGGGCAACACGGCCCTGTGGATCGGCTGCTTCCTCGTGTGCGCGCTGGTCGCGGCCGGTCATCTGATGGCCGGGCCGAGCCGGCAGCGGCGAATGCGGCAGCTCGCGCCGGCTACGACCTTCGAGCCGCCCGCGCCCGTCCCGTCGGTCGCCGAGCCGGTGGCCGACGCTCCGGCCGAGCTGCCCGCCAGGTAA
- a CDS encoding MFS transporter has protein sequence MRAWLRDTAGGLSATYWYLWTGLLINKVGGFAILFLSLYLTSQRGAGTAQAGLIVGTYGIGGLAGTLAGGVLTDRWGRRRTLLASHFGTVAALVALALSSELVLIAVLCTLLGVAQSMAGPAFVAAIIDVTPAENRSRAFNLQFWALNLGLAGASLLAGLLAQWSYLGLFLIDATCTLVTGLLIAWKVPETLRRPVTITRAGFGTVLKDRIFLVFVALTLIQALIYTQSQTIVPLAMHADGLSPSAYGSVVALGGALIVLGQLFVPRLIDGRRKHRVLALALLVDGLGFGLLVVADHLAVYLLAAVIWTVGSMLAAPPNAEINSELAPLALRGRYQAVFFLTFPAASFLAPALGGAGLEFLGDAHWLVVGALGAAAAGLHLWAGPPRERRAAAIRADTSVTADLR, from the coding sequence GTGCGGGCATGGCTGCGTGACACGGCCGGCGGGCTGTCCGCCACGTACTGGTATCTCTGGACCGGCCTGCTGATCAACAAGGTCGGCGGTTTCGCGATCCTGTTCCTCTCGCTCTACCTGACCTCGCAGCGCGGCGCCGGGACCGCGCAGGCGGGGCTCATCGTGGGGACTTACGGGATCGGAGGTCTGGCCGGGACCCTGGCCGGGGGCGTCCTGACCGACCGCTGGGGCCGTCGCCGTACGCTGCTGGCCTCGCACTTCGGCACCGTCGCGGCGCTGGTCGCCCTGGCCCTGAGCAGCGAACTCGTGCTGATCGCGGTGCTCTGCACCCTGCTCGGGGTGGCCCAGTCGATGGCCGGCCCGGCGTTCGTGGCCGCGATCATCGACGTGACCCCCGCCGAGAACCGCTCGCGCGCCTTCAACCTGCAGTTCTGGGCGCTCAACCTGGGGCTGGCCGGGGCCTCGCTGCTGGCCGGGCTGCTCGCCCAGTGGAGCTACCTGGGCCTGTTCCTCATCGACGCGACGTGCACCCTGGTCACCGGCCTGCTGATCGCCTGGAAGGTGCCGGAGACCCTGCGCCGCCCGGTCACCATTACCCGGGCCGGGTTCGGCACCGTCCTGAAAGACCGGATCTTCCTGGTCTTCGTGGCGCTGACCCTGATCCAGGCGCTGATCTACACCCAGAGCCAGACCATCGTCCCGCTGGCCATGCACGCCGACGGACTGTCCCCGTCCGCGTACGGCTCGGTGGTCGCCCTCGGCGGGGCGCTGATCGTGCTCGGGCAACTCTTCGTGCCCCGGCTGATCGACGGCCGCCGCAAACATCGGGTGCTCGCGCTGGCCCTGCTCGTCGACGGCCTCGGATTCGGGTTGCTGGTGGTGGCCGACCACCTCGCCGTCTACCTGCTGGCCGCGGTGATCTGGACGGTCGGCAGCATGCTGGCCGCTCCACCCAACGCCGAGATCAACTCGGAGCTGGCCCCCTTGGCGCTGCGCGGCCGCTACCAGGCGGTGTTCTTTCTGACCTTCCCCGCCGCGTCGTTCCTGGCCCCCGCCCTGGGCGGCGCCGGCCTGGAATTCCTGGGCGACGCCCACTGGCTCGTCGTGGGCGCACTGGGCGCGGCCGCCGCGGGCCTGCACCTGTGGGCGGGGCCACCACGGGAACGCCGGGCCGCCGCCATCCGGGCCGACACGTCGGTGACCGCAGACCTGCGATAG